One segment of Arthrobacter sp. MMS18-M83 DNA contains the following:
- a CDS encoding YdcF family protein, which translates to MTLICDPETETAPPRRKKRPIVMAFAVIAALAIAWGVAGIFLYVAPPSDEPEHADVVFVLGPPDNRISYAEQLMQQGYAPALAVSSPVGKDGKFEADICAAHRSYRIICFNPDPFTTQGEARALRDLSSQYGWKNANVLTAQFHVTRARVIMGRCYGGDLRMVAYRTGLPLLSLSNPKSSWAYEYVYQTAAFVKVAIHPDC; encoded by the coding sequence ATGACCCTTATCTGCGATCCCGAAACGGAGACCGCCCCGCCCAGGCGAAAGAAGCGGCCGATCGTTATGGCATTTGCGGTGATCGCAGCCTTGGCGATCGCATGGGGAGTAGCTGGGATCTTCCTGTATGTGGCCCCGCCTTCTGACGAACCCGAACACGCCGATGTGGTGTTCGTCCTCGGGCCGCCTGACAATCGCATCAGTTACGCGGAACAGCTGATGCAACAGGGGTATGCACCCGCGCTCGCGGTCTCAAGTCCAGTTGGAAAAGACGGCAAATTCGAGGCGGACATATGTGCTGCTCACCGCTCGTATCGGATTATTTGCTTCAACCCTGATCCGTTCACGACGCAAGGCGAAGCACGGGCACTCCGCGATCTGTCAAGCCAATACGGATGGAAAAACGCCAACGTCCTCACGGCCCAGTTCCATGTGACCCGTGCCCGGGTGATCATGGGCCGTTGTTACGGAGGAGACCTGCGCATGGTCGCCTACCGGACGGGTCTGCCGCTGCTCTCCTTGTCCAACCCCAAATCTTCATGGGCGTACGAGTACGTCTACCAAACAGCCGCCTTCGTCAAGGTTGCGATCCACCCGGACTGCTAA